Proteins found in one Deinococcus sp. YIM 134068 genomic segment:
- a CDS encoding tetratricopeptide repeat protein, which translates to MSPASARPRPAVLVTAGEWDASFAALRAAGRMDEALRTLGRATGEAQDAGRFGALLDLFLTLPPDVRDGPEGVRLHLRLLGNARGAPEVEALVRAALEGELDAPFLHVSHAWARAQEGDFAGALTAADRALAGEADLTGHEAGLAWRTRGRAQAHLGREGWRAAFARAGRFVEGRALGLLRLEEGALLGRQGDQGGALGAYAEALPLFRHDPHHRGWTLHNMGLACLAAGAFADAEDYFTRLAAIRHGADATRARAWCGQAAARRALGEWSRAEALYRRAADEAERRADSDDLRQARRGLGHTLRLAGRPHAALEPLVGAARTTPGDRETGTSWVYADLAATYAALGQAEQARAALARTGPLDGEDADRARLVRAELARQGGDRGTALAGLEGLDPGTLWAREEAHAFPALFGLLSGAGRPVPAPLPRPTGTVVTVRAVGQPRVEVNGRRVDPGTLALVVLCALLDADGELLTDLLAEALEDHTPRPPRLARQRVSAAVRSLRDALGWPGSVENAPGGYRLDPGTEWRYDVRGALRAGWPVEAFLSGLPLPWVTAREQELRQRDANPLSDDLGSWEE; encoded by the coding sequence GTGTCGCCCGCCTCTGCCCGACCACGCCCCGCCGTCCTCGTGACCGCCGGGGAGTGGGACGCCTCCTTCGCGGCGTTGCGGGCGGCGGGCCGGATGGACGAGGCGCTGCGGACGCTGGGGCGGGCCACCGGGGAGGCGCAGGACGCGGGGCGCTTCGGTGCCCTGCTGGACCTCTTCCTGACGCTGCCGCCGGACGTGCGGGATGGGCCGGAGGGGGTGCGGCTGCACCTGCGGTTGCTGGGGAACGCGCGTGGTGCCCCGGAGGTGGAGGCGCTCGTGCGGGCGGCGCTGGAGGGCGAGCTGGACGCGCCCTTCCTGCACGTCTCGCACGCCTGGGCGCGGGCGCAGGAGGGGGACTTCGCGGGGGCGCTGACCGCCGCCGACCGGGCGCTGGCGGGCGAGGCCGACCTCACCGGGCACGAGGCGGGGCTGGCGTGGCGCACGCGGGGCCGCGCCCAGGCGCACCTGGGTCGGGAGGGCTGGCGGGCGGCCTTCGCGCGGGCGGGGAGATTCGTGGAGGGCCGCGCCCTCGGCCTGCTGCGGCTGGAGGAGGGGGCGCTCCTCGGTCGGCAGGGCGATCAGGGGGGTGCCCTGGGGGCCTACGCCGAGGCCCTGCCCCTCTTTCGCCACGACCCGCACCACCGGGGCTGGACCCTGCACAACATGGGGCTGGCCTGCCTGGCGGCGGGGGCCTTCGCGGACGCGGAGGACTACTTCACCCGGCTGGCGGCCATCCGGCACGGGGCCGACGCGACGCGGGCGCGGGCGTGGTGCGGGCAGGCGGCGGCCCGGCGGGCGCTCGGCGAGTGGTCCCGCGCCGAGGCCCTCTACCGCCGCGCGGCGGACGAGGCCGAACGTCGCGCGGACTCCGACGACCTGCGGCAGGCCCGGCGTGGGCTGGGCCACACCCTGCGGCTCGCGGGCCGTCCCCACGCCGCCCTCGAACCGCTCGTGGGGGCCGCCCGCACCACGCCCGGCGACCGGGAGACGGGCACCTCCTGGGTGTACGCCGACCTCGCCGCCACCTATGCCGCGCTGGGGCAGGCGGAACAGGCCCGCGCCGCCCTCGCCCGCACCGGCCCGCTGGACGGCGAGGACGCGGACCGCGCCCGCCTCGTGCGCGCCGAACTCGCCCGGCAGGGGGGCGACCGGGGGACCGCGCTCGCGGGGCTGGAGGGCCTCGACCCCGGCACCCTCTGGGCGCGCGAGGAGGCCCACGCCTTCCCGGCGCTGTTCGGGCTGCTCTCGGGGGCCGGGCGGCCCGTTCCCGCCCCGCTTCCTCGTCCCACGGGCACGGTCGTCACGGTGCGGGCGGTCGGTCAGCCGAGGGTGGAGGTGAACGGGCGGCGTGTGGACCCCGGCACCCTCGCACTGGTCGTGCTGTGCGCGCTGCTCGATGCGGACGGCGAACTCCTCACCGACCTGCTCGCGGAGGCGCTGGAGGACCACACCCCGCGCCCGCCCCGGCTGGCCCGGCAACGGGTCTCCGCCGCCGTCCGCTCGCTCCGGGACGCCCTCGGCTGGCCGGGCAGCGTGGAGAACGCGCCCGGCGGCTACCGCCTCGATCCCGGCACCGAGTGGCGCTACGACGTGCGCGGGGCGCTGCGGGCGGGGTGGCCCGTGGAGGCCTTCCTCTCCGGCCTCCCCCTTCCCTGGGTGACGGCCCGTGAGCAGGAGTTGAGGCAACGGGACGCAAATCCCCTGAGTGATGACCTGGGGTCGTGGGAGGAGTGA
- a CDS encoding P-loop NTPase, whose translation MSPIPLPTDPGPAEDADFRRFLATLRRGALVIAGGTVLAGGAAFLLASRQAPVYEARTSLITVPGDGGGGTALRESVFAAPPLPRGALEDALQSREVLGGVLAAVGTSGLPPATVQSLTREVDRQLAGTSSSSALSVTARGNSPQDGVYEVRGRAATPQGASALADAGASALLGWDAERARRRLSALRDPLERQFTALDERLGTLPAPATRRARLERQTLEAARAQVLRNLAQVTALGQSTVGTLDRVAVDGAAGAGSVRQISPRPLRSALIAAAVALLLLAGAALLLDRTRRRIYDAGDLRGWGVPLLGRLPTLRGAARTPQTAAAGPWRDPVGFLRVNLTSQLGSLPGAGAAPGTGGPRRVVVASPGGGEGRSLVTAALASSLAAGGERVLVVDADTRGTGQAGLWSISPASGEARPSAPISPVAVTVAGGVDLLPAASLRGADGGLDHARLAAWLGERAGAYDTILLDTPPLLTSPDAVTLAARAGGLVLVVVPGATGSREVEAALGAARTAGARVLGFVLNARPGTVGTSGRVAQRAQTRDLVPGEAAVR comes from the coding sequence ATGTCCCCCATCCCCCTTCCCACCGACCCCGGCCCGGCGGAGGACGCCGACTTCCGGCGTTTCCTCGCCACCCTGCGCCGGGGGGCGCTCGTCATCGCGGGGGGCACTGTGCTCGCGGGGGGGGCGGCGTTCCTCCTCGCCTCGCGGCAGGCACCCGTGTACGAGGCCCGCACCAGCCTGATCACCGTGCCGGGCGACGGCGGCGGGGGCACCGCGCTGCGTGAGAGCGTCTTCGCCGCGCCGCCCCTGCCACGCGGTGCCCTGGAGGACGCGCTGCAAAGCCGTGAGGTCCTGGGGGGCGTCCTCGCCGCCGTGGGGACCAGTGGGCTGCCCCCCGCCACCGTCCAGAGCCTCACGCGGGAGGTGGACAGGCAGCTCGCGGGCACCTCCTCGTCCTCGGCCCTGAGCGTGACGGCGCGGGGCAACTCCCCGCAGGACGGCGTGTACGAGGTCCGGGGCCGCGCCGCCACCCCGCAGGGGGCCTCGGCCCTCGCCGACGCGGGGGCCTCGGCGCTGCTGGGCTGGGACGCCGAGCGGGCGCGGCGTCGCCTCTCCGCGCTGCGCGACCCGCTGGAGCGGCAGTTCACCGCGCTCGACGAGCGGCTGGGCACCCTCCCGGCCCCGGCCACCCGCCGCGCCCGGCTGGAGCGGCAGACGCTGGAGGCCGCCCGCGCCCAGGTGCTCCGCAACCTCGCGCAGGTCACGGCGCTGGGGCAGTCCACGGTCGGCACCCTCGACCGGGTGGCCGTGGACGGCGCGGCGGGGGCGGGCAGCGTGCGGCAGATTTCGCCGCGCCCCCTGCGCTCGGCGCTGATCGCCGCCGCCGTGGCCCTGCTCCTGCTGGCGGGGGCCGCGCTGCTGCTCGACCGCACCCGCCGCCGCATCTACGACGCGGGCGACCTGCGCGGCTGGGGAGTGCCGCTGCTGGGCCGCCTTCCCACCCTGCGCGGCGCGGCGCGGACTCCGCAGACCGCCGCCGCCGGGCCGTGGCGCGACCCGGTGGGCTTCCTGCGGGTGAACCTGACCTCCCAGTTGGGCAGCCTCCCAGGGGCGGGGGCGGCACCGGGCACGGGGGGGCCGCGCCGCGTGGTCGTCGCCAGTCCGGGCGGCGGCGAGGGCCGCAGCCTCGTGACGGCGGCCCTCGCGTCGAGCCTCGCGGCGGGCGGGGAGCGGGTGCTCGTGGTGGACGCCGACACGCGGGGCACGGGTCAGGCGGGGCTGTGGTCCATCTCCCCGGCGAGCGGCGAGGCCCGGCCCTCCGCGCCCATCTCCCCGGTGGCCGTCACCGTCGCCGGGGGCGTGGACCTGCTGCCCGCCGCCAGCCTGCGGGGCGCGGACGGCGGCCTCGACCACGCCCGGCTGGCCGCGTGGCTGGGGGAGCGGGCCGGGGCCTACGACACCATCCTCCTCGACACGCCGCCGCTGCTGACCTCGCCCGACGCGGTGACGCTGGCCGCCCGCGCCGGGGGACTGGTCCTCGTCGTGGTGCCCGGCGCGACCGGGAGCCGCGAGGTCGAGGCGGCCCTCGGTGCCGCGCGCACGGCGGGGGCGCGGGTGCTGGGCTTCGTCCTCAACGCGAGGCCGGGCACCGTGGGCACCTCGGGCCGCGTCGCCCAGAGGGCGCAGACCCGCGACCTCGTGCCGGGGGAGGCCGCCGTGCGCTGA
- a CDS encoding glycosyl hydrolase family 28-related protein — MKQESTHRPSPAPAGPRAGRPLLLLAGLTALLSACGQTPSAASDGLTADNPLGAETTLSALHHRGRGTNIVVFDPAMPVNEIQAVLDATYARQVNNEMGSERYAFLFKPGTYGTDAQPLQIKVGYYTEITGLGASPTDVVINGKVEAYNRCLGDDGTSNCIALVNFWRTVSNLTVDVNGAGQDGCRASANFWAVSQAVSLRRVQVEGGNLSLMDYCTAGPQYASGGFIADSRAGVVINGSQQQWLTRNSTVGEWSNGVWNQVFAGVEGAPSEATFPNPPYTTLDTTPLSREKPYLFVDGRGEYQVRVPAARTNTRGPSWNGAGTVTPGRTLPLSRFFVARPSDSVQTINNQLARGMHLLLTPGVYDVAQSIVIRRPETVVLGLGHATLTAVRGATPLRVADVPGVVIAGVTVDAGTVESPVLLQVGTKNGNNARWKNDPSNPTTLSDVYFRVGGPHIGKTDVALEVNSDHVLIDHTWVWRADHGTEGFTGGVNGDTERWRTNIGRNGAVINGDNVTATGLFVEHFQEYNTIWNGENGTTVLYQNELPYDPPTQADWSHDGVNGWAGYKVSPGVKTHTLYGGGVYVFNQNNPSIRTENGFEVPQTPGVRLHHIMTVNLSAGVIDHVVNGVGEAADMTKVGVPVYVTDYPAP, encoded by the coding sequence ATGAAGCAGGAGTCCACGCACCGCCCAAGCCCCGCGCCCGCCGGACCCCGTGCCGGTCGCCCCCTTCTCCTGCTCGCCGGGCTGACGGCCCTGCTGAGTGCGTGCGGACAGACACCCTCCGCCGCGAGCGACGGCCTGACGGCGGACAATCCGCTGGGGGCAGAGACGACCCTCTCGGCCCTGCACCACCGGGGGCGGGGAACGAACATCGTCGTCTTCGACCCGGCCATGCCCGTGAACGAGATTCAGGCGGTCCTCGACGCGACGTACGCGCGGCAGGTGAATAACGAGATGGGCAGCGAGCGCTACGCCTTCCTCTTCAAACCGGGCACCTACGGCACGGACGCGCAGCCGCTCCAGATCAAGGTGGGGTACTACACCGAGATCACCGGGCTGGGGGCGTCGCCCACCGACGTTGTGATCAACGGCAAGGTGGAGGCGTACAACCGCTGCCTGGGGGACGACGGCACGAGCAACTGCATCGCGCTCGTCAACTTCTGGCGCACGGTCTCGAACCTGACGGTGGATGTCAACGGCGCGGGGCAGGACGGCTGCCGGGCATCGGCGAACTTCTGGGCGGTATCGCAGGCCGTGTCGCTGCGCCGGGTTCAGGTCGAGGGCGGCAACCTGTCGCTGATGGACTACTGCACGGCGGGGCCGCAGTACGCGAGCGGCGGCTTCATCGCCGACAGCCGGGCCGGGGTCGTCATCAACGGCTCGCAGCAGCAGTGGCTGACGCGCAACAGCACGGTCGGCGAGTGGTCGAACGGCGTGTGGAATCAGGTGTTCGCTGGCGTGGAGGGGGCACCGAGCGAGGCGACCTTCCCCAATCCGCCCTACACGACGCTGGACACCACGCCCCTGAGCCGCGAGAAGCCGTACCTGTTCGTGGACGGGCGCGGCGAGTATCAGGTGCGCGTACCCGCCGCGCGGACGAACACGCGCGGCCCCTCGTGGAACGGCGCGGGCACCGTCACGCCGGGCCGCACCCTGCCGCTGAGCCGCTTTTTCGTCGCGCGGCCCTCGGATTCGGTCCAGACCATCAACAACCAGCTAGCCCGTGGAATGCACCTGCTCCTCACGCCGGGCGTGTACGACGTCGCGCAGAGCATCGTGATCCGGCGGCCCGAGACGGTCGTGCTGGGCCTGGGCCACGCCACGCTCACCGCCGTGCGGGGCGCGACGCCGCTGCGGGTCGCCGACGTGCCGGGCGTCGTCATCGCGGGGGTCACGGTGGACGCGGGCACCGTGGAGTCGCCCGTGCTGCTGCAAGTGGGCACGAAGAACGGGAACAACGCGCGCTGGAAGAACGACCCCTCCAACCCCACCACCCTGAGCGACGTGTACTTCCGCGTCGGCGGGCCGCACATCGGCAAGACGGACGTGGCGTTGGAGGTCAACAGCGACCACGTGCTCATCGACCACACCTGGGTCTGGCGGGCCGACCACGGCACCGAGGGCTTCACGGGGGGCGTGAACGGCGACACCGAGCGGTGGAGGACCAACATCGGACGCAACGGGGCCGTCATCAACGGCGACAACGTGACCGCCACCGGCCTGTTCGTCGAACACTTCCAGGAATACAACACGATCTGGAACGGCGAGAACGGCACCACGGTCCTGTACCAGAACGAGCTGCCCTACGACCCGCCCACCCAGGCGGACTGGTCGCACGACGGCGTGAACGGCTGGGCGGGGTACAAGGTCTCCCCCGGCGTGAAGACCCATACCCTGTACGGCGGCGGCGTGTACGTCTTCAACCAGAACAATCCCTCCATCCGCACCGAGAACGGCTTCGAGGTCCCGCAGACGCCCGGCGTGCGGCTGCACCACATCATGACCGTGAACCTCAGCGCGGGCGTGATCGACCACGTGGTGAACGGCGTGGGCGAGGCGGCGGACATGACGAAGGTCGGTGTGCCGGTCTACGTCACCGACTACCCGGCTCCGTAG
- a CDS encoding deoxyguanosinetriphosphate triphosphohydrolase family protein, with protein sequence MAAAYDWFNTHDTERRYLSEATGAEGDRRDPYERDRARIIHSSAFRRLQGKSQIFAAGWSGFLRTRVTHAMEVAQIARAIATNHGLPGSLAEAAALAHDLGHPPFGHNGEDALHACMRPYGGFEGNAQTYRILTRLEPLTTRHPGVNVTRATLLGILKYPGGRGGVPAMYEDDAGHDAGWLYAGVPDGVGEGSDPLPRSVICQIMDWADDIAYSLHDLEDGIRSGLLSPHALVTGEAVARVTDRAQRAHPEVDESFVGSVLRVLHARLDDGVSIAPATARVREVEASYVNRFVTATQIGCCGEKSGDGETPAPPRSAFDFTLVVPPEVRLECAVLKAITQELVLRDQRTGVYARQAIGTVTDLFGLLLETAVGDLDDVRAAVLPREVRADLAASPSERARARIVCDFIAGMTDAQATQYHQRLFGAPQSSPFAPL encoded by the coding sequence GTGGCCGCCGCCTACGACTGGTTCAACACGCACGACACGGAGCGCCGCTACCTCAGCGAGGCCACGGGTGCGGAGGGGGACCGCCGCGACCCCTACGAGCGTGACCGGGCGCGCATCATCCACTCCAGCGCCTTTCGCCGCCTTCAGGGCAAGAGCCAGATTTTCGCGGCGGGGTGGTCGGGCTTTCTCCGCACGCGGGTCACGCACGCGATGGAGGTCGCGCAGATCGCCCGCGCCATCGCCACGAACCACGGGTTGCCCGGCAGCCTCGCGGAGGCGGCGGCCCTCGCGCACGACCTCGGGCACCCGCCCTTCGGGCACAACGGCGAGGACGCCCTGCACGCCTGCATGCGGCCCTACGGCGGCTTCGAGGGCAACGCGCAGACCTACCGCATCCTCACACGCCTGGAGCCGCTCACCACCCGGCATCCCGGCGTGAACGTCACGCGGGCGACCCTGCTCGGCATCCTGAAGTATCCCGGCGGACGCGGCGGCGTGCCCGCCATGTACGAGGACGACGCGGGCCACGACGCGGGCTGGCTGTACGCGGGCGTGCCGGACGGGGTGGGGGAGGGGAGCGACCCGCTGCCCCGCAGCGTCATCTGTCAGATCATGGACTGGGCCGACGACATCGCCTACAGCCTGCACGATCTGGAGGACGGCATCCGCAGCGGCCTGCTCTCTCCCCACGCGCTCGTGACGGGCGAGGCGGTCGCGCGGGTCACGGACCGCGCCCAGCGTGCCCACCCGGAGGTGGACGAGAGCTTCGTGGGGTCGGTCCTGCGTGTCCTGCACGCCCGGCTCGACGACGGCGTGAGCATCGCCCCCGCCACGGCGCGCGTGCGGGAGGTGGAGGCGTCCTACGTCAACCGCTTCGTCACCGCGACCCAGATCGGGTGCTGCGGGGAGAAATCGGGGGACGGGGAGACGCCCGCCCCGCCCCGCAGCGCCTTCGACTTCACCCTCGTCGTTCCGCCCGAGGTGCGGCTGGAGTGTGCGGTCCTCAAGGCGATCACCCAGGAACTCGTGTTGCGCGACCAGCGCACCGGGGTCTACGCGCGGCAGGCCATCGGCACCGTCACCGACCTGTTCGGCCTGCTGCTGGAGACGGCGGTGGGCGACCTCGACGACGTGCGCGCGGCGGTGCTGCCCCGCGAGGTGAGGGCCGACCTCGCCGCCAGCCCCTCCGAGCGGGCGCGGGCGCGGATCGTCTGCGACTTCATCGCCGGGATGACGGACGCGCAGGCGACCCAGTACCACCAGCGGCTCTTCGGGGCACCGCAGAGTTCGCCGTTCGCGCCGCTGTGA
- a CDS encoding helix-turn-helix transcriptional regulator, whose translation MGEPQQTPPDLSPTPPPRRPRPRQSVVWDRAKRLTELEAKLRLAPHTTAQLAGAFGVTRRSIQRDLDALREMNRDVIRDGRGAYHIPTRGRALRPVEALAIYSAVRLLHHHAPGTSGHYLSALETISQGLPQHLRHLLHASLLDTGAAHASDRALDLIAAAWMNREALRFDYRRPNGEVERGNELHVYFVEISRDNLAPYAIGLETRHRGAVRTFKVSRMDHLARLPGGYEIPDSFNPRDYLTDAWGVIGGGQPITVRVRFAPEAAYRVREGGYPNTTLLPREDGSVELDIRACPDRSGLPRELIPFLLGWGPRVEVLSPPHVRAHWLGELRAALARHDPDFRVGGSGDGHSSS comes from the coding sequence GTGGGCGAACCGCAGCAGACCCCCCCCGACCTTTCCCCGACCCCCCCACCCCGGCGTCCCCGGCCCCGGCAGTCCGTGGTGTGGGACCGTGCCAAACGCCTCACCGAGCTGGAGGCCAAACTCCGCCTGGCACCGCACACCACGGCCCAGCTCGCCGGGGCCTTCGGTGTCACCCGGCGCAGCATTCAACGCGACCTGGACGCCCTGCGGGAGATGAACCGCGACGTGATCCGCGACGGGCGGGGCGCGTACCACATCCCCACGCGGGGCCGGGCGCTGAGGCCGGTCGAGGCGCTCGCCATCTACTCCGCCGTGCGGCTGCTGCACCACCACGCGCCGGGCACGAGCGGACACTACCTCAGTGCCCTGGAGACGATCTCACAGGGCCTGCCCCAGCACCTGCGCCACCTGCTGCACGCCTCGCTGCTCGACACCGGGGCCGCCCACGCCTCCGACCGGGCGCTCGACCTCATCGCCGCCGCGTGGATGAACCGCGAAGCCCTGCGTTTCGACTACCGCCGCCCCAACGGTGAGGTCGAGCGCGGCAACGAGCTGCACGTCTACTTCGTGGAGATCAGCCGCGACAACCTCGCCCCCTACGCTATCGGGCTGGAGACCCGGCACCGGGGGGCCGTCCGCACCTTCAAGGTCAGCCGCATGGACCACCTCGCCCGATTGCCAGGGGGCTACGAGATTCCCGACAGCTTCAACCCCCGCGACTATCTCACCGACGCCTGGGGCGTGATCGGCGGCGGGCAGCCCATCACGGTGCGCGTGCGCTTCGCCCCGGAGGCGGCCTACCGCGTCCGCGAGGGCGGCTACCCCAACACCACCCTCCTCCCCCGCGAGGATGGCAGCGTCGAACTCGACATCCGCGCGTGCCCCGACCGGAGCGGCCTCCCGCGTGAGCTGATCCCCTTCCTGCTGGGCTGGGGACCCCGCGTGGAGGTCCTCTCGCCCCCCCACGTCCGCGCCCACTGGCTCGGCGAGCTGCGCGCCGCCCTCGCCCGCCACGACCCCGACTTCCGCGTGGGTGGGAGCGGCGACGGTCACAGCTCGTCCTGA
- a CDS encoding DNA cytosine methyltransferase: MAEFYEFFAGGGMARAGLGADWTCVFANDFDPRKADVYRANWGEEHLRVADVATLTTADLPGHADLAWASFPCQDLSLAGSGHGLRGSRSGTYWSFHTLIRGLVEEARAPTLITVENVCGAITSHRGEDLRAILRALIDLGYRVGPLVLDAAAFVPQSRARLFILAVRANVPLPPRLHRPSPDPRVHPPALVKAMRALPEEDRPNLVWWDLTPPAPRPRSLADLVEDEPQGVAWHTPEETHALLGMMTPVNRARVEAAAHLGIRQVGTIYRRTRQGVQRAEVRFDGIAGCLRTPTGGSSRQTILLVEGERVRSRLLSPREAARLMGLPDSYQLPPRYNDAYRLAGDGVAAPVVTYLRDQLLGPLLAAAHAAQPGDDAPHHAPQHDAPDHLAHLALGAD, translated from the coding sequence GTGGCTGAGTTCTACGAGTTCTTCGCCGGGGGAGGCATGGCCCGCGCGGGGCTGGGCGCGGACTGGACGTGCGTGTTCGCCAACGACTTCGACCCCAGGAAGGCTGACGTGTACCGTGCCAACTGGGGCGAGGAACACCTGCGGGTCGCGGACGTTGCCACGCTGACCACCGCCGACCTGCCCGGCCACGCCGACCTGGCCTGGGCGTCCTTCCCCTGCCAGGACCTCTCCCTCGCCGGGTCCGGCCACGGGCTGCGCGGGTCACGCTCGGGCACCTACTGGTCCTTCCACACCCTGATTCGTGGGCTGGTGGAGGAGGCGCGTGCCCCCACCCTGATCACCGTGGAGAACGTCTGCGGTGCCATCACCTCCCACAGGGGCGAGGATTTGCGCGCCATCCTCAGGGCGTTGATCGATCTCGGGTACAGGGTCGGGCCGCTCGTGCTCGACGCTGCGGCCTTCGTGCCACAGTCCCGCGCACGGCTGTTCATCCTGGCCGTCCGGGCGAACGTGCCGCTGCCTCCCCGGCTGCACCGCCCGTCCCCCGACCCGCGAGTTCACCCCCCGGCCCTGGTGAAGGCCATGAGGGCGCTGCCCGAGGAGGACCGCCCGAACCTGGTGTGGTGGGACCTCACGCCGCCCGCCCCACGTCCCCGGAGTCTCGCGGACCTCGTGGAGGACGAGCCGCAGGGCGTGGCCTGGCATACCCCCGAGGAGACGCACGCCCTGCTGGGGATGATGACGCCCGTGAACCGCGCCAGGGTGGAGGCGGCGGCGCACCTCGGAATTCGGCAGGTCGGGACGATCTACCGGCGCACCCGGCAGGGGGTGCAGCGGGCCGAGGTGCGCTTCGACGGTATCGCCGGCTGTCTGCGGACGCCGACCGGCGGGTCGAGCCGCCAGACGATCCTCCTGGTGGAGGGCGAGCGGGTGCGCTCCCGGCTCCTGTCACCGCGCGAGGCGGCGCGGCTGATGGGATTGCCCGACAGCTATCAGTTGCCGCCGCGTTACAACGATGCCTACAGGTTGGCCGGGGACGGGGTGGCCGCTCCAGTCGTGACCTACCTGCGGGATCAACTCCTCGGTCCGCTGTTGGCTGCGGCACATGCGGCTCAGCCTGGAGATGACGCGCCTCACCATGCCCCGCAGCATGACGCACCCGATCACCTGGCTCACCTGGCGCTCGGCGCTGACTGA
- a CDS encoding glucose-1-phosphate thymidylyltransferase: MKAIIPAAGLGTRLRPLTFARPKPVLRVAGQPIICHALRTLSDAGIVDVGIVVSGLTHRAIESVVQGVEGVNITFIHQDEMLGLGHAVKMARSWVGQDDFCVYLGDNLFEHGVGSFIEAFHARRAEAVVALVEVEDPSAFGVAVLGDGGRITRLVEKPRVPPSNLAVAGMYCFSPAIFDVLETLAPSPRGEYEITDAIAGLIEGRGGVYGERVTGWWKDTGRPQDLIDANRLLLEPLRTCVLGDVTGSTLTGRVVVELGAEVRGSTIMGPVLIAAGARVENAYLGPFTSVGRGSVIRNTEIECSVIDENAEVRDVNARLQGCLIGVGARVIGHGSIPRVHRFTLSDASVLELGC, encoded by the coding sequence GTGGCGGGCCAGCCCATCATCTGCCACGCCCTGCGGACCCTGAGCGACGCGGGCATCGTGGACGTGGGCATCGTGGTCTCGGGCCTCACTCACCGCGCCATCGAGAGTGTCGTGCAGGGCGTGGAGGGCGTGAACATCACCTTCATCCATCAGGACGAGATGCTGGGGCTGGGCCACGCGGTCAAGATGGCGCGGAGTTGGGTGGGTCAGGACGATTTCTGCGTCTACCTCGGCGACAACCTCTTCGAGCACGGGGTCGGGAGCTTTATCGAGGCCTTCCACGCGCGCCGGGCCGAGGCCGTGGTCGCGCTCGTGGAGGTCGAGGACCCCAGCGCCTTCGGGGTCGCCGTGCTGGGCGACGGGGGGCGCATCACGCGGCTGGTCGAAAAGCCCCGCGTGCCGCCCTCGAACCTTGCCGTGGCCGGGATGTACTGCTTCTCGCCCGCCATCTTTGACGTTCTGGAGACGCTGGCCCCCAGCCCGCGCGGCGAGTACGAGATCACCGACGCCATCGCCGGACTGATCGAGGGGCGGGGGGGCGTGTACGGCGAGCGCGTGACGGGCTGGTGGAAGGACACGGGCCGCCCGCAGGACCTCATCGACGCCAACCGCCTGCTGCTGGAGCCGCTGCGGACCTGCGTGCTGGGCGACGTGACCGGCTCGACCCTGACGGGCCGGGTGGTCGTGGAACTGGGGGCCGAGGTCCGGGGCAGCACGATCATGGGACCCGTCCTCATCGCGGCGGGGGCACGGGTGGAAAACGCCTACCTCGGCCCCTTCACGAGCGTGGGGCGCGGCAGCGTCATCCGCAACACCGAGATCGAGTGCAGCGTCATCGACGAGAACGCCGAGGTCCGCGACGTGAACGCCCGCCTCCAGGGCTGCCTGATCGGCGTGGGTGCCCGCGTCATCGGGCACGGGTCGATTCCCCGCGTCCACCGCTTCACCCTCTCCGACGCCAGCGTCCTCGAACTCGGCTGCTGA